The genome window TTCACCGCCGCCACCGCCGCCTTACAGCGAAGATAAAAACAGCGTATATGTAAAGCAATACACGGATGTGTATAACACCACCAAAGGCTTAACTAAAGAGCAGATTGTAGTTGCAAAATTCTGGGATGATAACCCTTTTGTGATCCAGCACAACGGGCACTTAATGTTTGCCGATAAAAAAATAACCCCCGGCGGCCACTGGATAGGTATTACTGCCATAGCCTGTAAAAAGACTAACGCAAACGGTGTTAAAACAGCCCAGGCTTATGCTTTAACTTCAATAGCGTTGTATGACGCGTTTATATGCTGTTGGGAGGTGAAGTACAAATACAGCTATGCAAGGCCTGTTACAAATATCAATGAAAAGCTCGATCATAACTGGCTCCCGTTGCTGCAAACGCCGCCTTTTCCTGAATATACTGCGGGCCATTCAACAATAAGCGCAGCGGCAGCGGGAACGCTTACCCATCTTTTTGGCGATAACTTTGAGTTTCAGGACACCAGCGACTTGCGCTATATCGGAATGCAGCGGCATTTTAAATCGTTTAAATTAGCCGCCGAAGAAACTGCAATGAGCAGGTATTACGGTGGCATCCATTACCTTAACAGCTCATTAATGGGCGCTAACCAGGGTAAACAAATAGCTGAATTTATTTGGGAGAAATTAAAATTAACCAACTAAAACTGATTGTTTAAATTACTATGAACATTAAAAAAGCCTATATAATCTCTTCTTTTATATTTTTAATAGTTACTGCATTAGCCGGGAGTATTTTGCTTAGCGGCTGTAAAAATAAAACAGCAGAACGGTACGTATTAACAGGCGATACGCTAACCGACGGCAAGAACCTGGTGCAAATTCATTGCACCAAATGCCATGCGCTGGTACCGGCAAATGCACTTACGAAAGACGTATGGACCTTCCATACCTTGCCTGCCATGGGCCCGTATTTGGGTATTACCCCATATCTTGATGGTTATTTTAAAAAAGATACCGCCGGTTTAACATTAATTGAATGGCAAAACATCGTTTCTTATTATAAAAAAATAGCGCCTGCCAGCCTGTCTGCGGCAAAACCGCCTGTTACCGCGGCCAATGATTGGGCCGGGTTCGCGCTGAAAACGCCCGCCCCAACAGAAAAGGCAGTTTTT of Mucilaginibacter xinganensis contains these proteins:
- a CDS encoding vanadium-dependent haloperoxidase yields the protein MRYFKLLAVLTGILFVASCSNKQKVKLLSDADVLHNNEDQLTQVIIYDVFTPPVASRIYGYTALASYEAMRYADPKYNSIITQLNGFGKPPEPQKGKEYNFALAATKAFFTVAHKITFSIDTLKKYENKVFAMYKDNLDDSTYARSVDFGEKIGKLVLKRAMVDNYPQTRGKPKYLGENSPAKWRPTPPDYMDGVEFCWGTMKSFAIDSSGQFSPPPPPPYSEDKNSVYVKQYTDVYNTTKGLTKEQIVVAKFWDDNPFVIQHNGHLMFADKKITPGGHWIGITAIACKKTNANGVKTAQAYALTSIALYDAFICCWEVKYKYSYARPVTNINEKLDHNWLPLLQTPPFPEYTAGHSTISAAAAGTLTHLFGDNFEFQDTSDLRYIGMQRHFKSFKLAAEETAMSRYYGGIHYLNSSLMGANQGKQIAEFIWEKLKLTN